The Paracholeplasma brassicae genome includes the window GACAACACAAGAACACAAAGAAATACGATTTTTGTGATTTCAAGCTTTTTTGCAGACTACACACTTTTTATCATTCTAGCGTTATTGATTGCGTTTGTTTATGGCATGATGCCACAACGACTCAAATACCCATACCGCTTTAAGATGGCAGTCTATAGTTTAAGTCCTTACGTGGTGATTTTGTTAATTGGAAAGCTTTATGGGGTAGATGAGTTATTCTTTATTGGGTTATTCTTACCTTATATTTATATGCGCCTAGCCTACACTGGGCTACTAAACATGTCAAAAATAGTGATTAAAAAAGAAGAATCAAAAGACTAAATAATACGATCAGGAGGGGTCATGTGGATAAGTTTGAATTATTTATAAAACAGTCTAATTTTAAAGATGCCGTGTTAAATACCGCAACACTTACAACGGTTGAGGTCAATCCAAACCTCAAAAAATGGACCTTTAAACTCGTATTTGATCAAGCACCAAGTCCAAATAGTTTGGACTTGTTTTTAAAGCAGTTATCGCTTTACTTTAAAGTCCCAAGCCACGTCTTGCATATGGATTGGTTTATCTCGTTTAAAGATAAAGAGTCTTGGAAAAAAGACGCGATGCTCTATTATCAGTGGATGATTAATCAAATTGTCGAAGAAAAAGGATCTATCTCAGTATTTAAAAATTACGAAGTCACGTTTAAAGAAAACAAGTATTTAATCTACATCGATCAAAGCTCGACGCATTTAAATAGACATATTAAGACCTTTGATCAGTTTTTTAACAAATACGGACTACAAGCGACCTTTGAATTAGTCGTCAAACAAGAATTGGTTGAGACAAAAACACTGATTGAAGCAGATGAAATCAATACAATCAAAGAAATTGAAACCAGGGTCACACAAAAAAGAAGTTATAAAGAAGAACCAAAACAAGATTTAAAGAACTTCAAACGGGTGTATAAAGCAACCAAAGTCTCACCAATCAATCAAGTACCAAAAGACAATTACGAATTAGATAAGCATCAAAACACCGTTGGGGATGCTAGTTTCGCCATTGAAGGTGAAATCATCAAACAAGAAATTCGTACACTTAAGAACTCGTCACTCTTAACCTTAACGGTTGCTGATGAGGACGATGCGATTGTTGTTAAGCAGTTTTTATATAAAGAAAAAGACATTGAAGAAGCCTCAAAATATAAAATTGGCGATATCGTCAATTGTAATGGCCGTGCGACTTATGACACGTTTGCCAAAGACGTGGTCATCATTGCTAATTTGATTGCATTTATTGAAAAAACATCAAAAAAAGAACGTAAAGATACAGCAAAAGAAAAGCGCATTGAATTTCATTTACATACCAAGATGTCGAACATGGACGGGCTGACTGAACCAAGTGATTACGTCAACCAAGCACTTAAATGGGGACATAAAGCCATCGCATTTACCGATCACGACGGTTTGTATGCTTACCCTGATATTTACAAAGCCACCAAAGGCAAAGACATCAAACCCATTTATGGGGTGGAACTCAATTTCATTGATGAAAAAGGATTTAAGATGGCCTTTGATGACAAAGACATCTTACTAAAAAACGCGACCTATGTGGTCTTTGATATTGAAACCACAGGGCTTTCTAATCAACGAGATAAAATCATTGAAATTTCTGCGGTCAAAATTGAAAATTTAGCCATCACTGATTCATTTAGCTATTTCATCAACCCAGAACAAAAATTATCGGATTTTACCACCTCACTTACAAGCATCACCGATGATGACTTGAAAGACGCACCAACCATTAATGAGGTACTACCTAAGTTCATCGAATTTATCTCTGATGCGATTTTAGTTGCACATAACGCCTCGTTTGATATTGGCCATTTATACGCCAATATGGAAAAATTAGGCTTAGAAGAAAAGAGATTTCCAGTCATTGATACACTAAATGTCGCTAGATATTTTTACAGCGACCAATTAAAACGATTTAACTTAAAAGCGGTATCCAAACTCTTTAAAGTCAAATTAGAACAACACCACAGAGCCATTGCCGATGCGAAAGCAACGGCAGATGTGTTCATTCAAATGCTTCAAGACTTCTTTAAAAAAGAAATCTACTTGCATTCGGATATCAATAAAGTGATTAATACAGAAGAAGCTTGGAAACACGGGTTTCCAAACCACATCAACTTGTTGGTTCAAAACCAAGTGGGTTATAAAAACCTATTTAAACTGGTCTCAGACACACTAACGACACATTTCTTTAAAGGTCCAAGACTTTTAAAGAGCGTGCTTGATACCTTTAGAGAAGGCATTTTAGTCGGTAGTGGTTGTTACAAAGGCGAAGTCTTTGAAACAGCACTTAACCGAAGTGATGAGGAATTATCAGAGGTGATTGCGTATTATGACTACATCGAGGTTCAACCACCTCAAGCGTATCGTCATTTAAGACAAGACTTAGGCGTCGATGCAGATCGCATCATTCAAGGCTTAATTAAAAAGATCATTAACGAAGCCAAACGACAAAAGAAAATTATTATTGCCACAGGTGACGTCCATTACTTAAATGAATCGGATGCCATCTACCGTGACATCTACATTAGAACTAAGCTCGTTGGTGGGGGTATTCACGACTTGGCTTCCTACGACGAAGCCCCACTTCAATATTTCTTAACCACCGATGAAATGCTTAAAGCCTTTGAATTCTTAGGCAGTGAACTCGCCCATGAAATCGTGGTTAAAAATACGAACCTATTAAATAACAAGATTGATCTCATTCAAGCCTTCCCTAAATCACTTTATTCACTTAGAGACGATGCGTTTAGAGATAAGCTTGGTGTTACCTCAATTAAAACCGAAATTGACCGATTGGTCTATAGTAAAGCCCATGAACTATACGGCAAAACACTACACCCAATCGTTTCAGCTAGAATCACTAGAGAACTAAAAAACATCATTGAAAATGAATTTGGACCGATTTATTATATTTCATACTTACTGACGAAAAAATCACTTGATGACGGCTACTTAGTTGGTTCAAGAGGCTCGGTGGGCTCTTCTTTAGTAGCAACTCTAATGGAGATTACCGAAGTTAATCCTCTAAAACCACATTACCGTTGTCCAAATGGGGATTTTAGCGTCTTTAAGATGAGTAAAGAAGAAATAGAACAATATGGTATCAGTGATGATGAAAAAGCATTTCAACCCTATTTAAGTCAAATCCAATCAGGCTTTGATTTAGAAGACCGTGTGTGTCCGAAGTGTGGGGCTAAAATGCAAAAGGATGGTCATGACATCCCGTTTGAAACCTTCTTAGGTTTTAATGGGGATAAAGTGCCAGACATTGACCTTAACTTCTCAGGTGAATACCAAGCAAAAGCACACAATTACGTTAAAGAACTATTAGGCGCAGATCACGCCTTTCGTGCGGGGACCATTCAAACGGTGGCCGAACGAAACGCCTTTGGTTATGTCAAAGGCTATCTAGAAGATAAACAAATCGCAAACGTTAGAAACGCTCAAGTCGAACGCTTGGCTAAAAACATTGAAGGCGTCAAACGAAGCTCAGGTCAACACCCGGGTGGGATTGTGGTGGTACCTGAGGAAAAAGAAATCTTTGATGTCACACCAATTCAGTTTCCAGCCGATGACGTCAACGCTGAGTGGAAAACCACACACTTTGACTACCACTCATTTGAAGATAACTTACTAAAACTAGACATCCTAGGTCACGATGACCCAACGATGATCAAGTTCTTAATGGACTATGTCTACAAATATCCAGAAGAATTTCCATTTAAACGTGCGCAAGACATCCCAGTGGATGACAAAAAAGTCTACGAACTGTTTTGTTCAACCGAAGTCATTGGTGTCTCAAAAGAAGACATCAACAGTGAGGTTGCCTCTTATGGGATTCCAGAGCTTGGGACAAACTTTGTTCGTCAAATGTTATCAGACACTAAACCAAGTTCGTTTGGTGGATTAGTTAAAATATCGGGTCTTTCTCACGGGACTGACGTGTGGTTAAAAAATGCCCAAGACTTGGTCTTAGGCAAAAAAGAAGAGTATGGCCAAATTGAATTCGATAAGGTGATTGGCTGTCGTGATGACATCATGGTAAACTTAATGCAGTTTGGGATGGACCCATTCAAATCGTTTGAGATTATGGAGTTCGTTAGAAAAGGTAAACCAGCCAAAGATAAAGAAAAATGGGCGAAATACGAAGCAGAAATGAATCGTAATAACGTGCCTAAGTGGTATATTTGGAGCTGCAGTCAAATCAAGTACATGTTTCCAAAAGCGCACGCGACGGCTTATGTTTTAATGGCCATGCGTATTGCTTGGTTTAAAGTGTATCACCCAGTGTTATTCTATAGTGCGTTTTTCTCAAAACGTGCCACTCAGTTTGAACATGAGACGATGGTCGCAGGATCAAATGCAATTAGAAATCGCATTAGAGACTTAGAAGGTCAGTTTAATTTATCAGTGAAAGACGAAGCAATCTTAACGACGTTACTGATTTCACTAGAAATGACCAGACGTGGACATAAGTTCTTAAAAGTTGACATCAACTTGAGTGAGGCAACCGAATTTAAGATTGAAGGCAGAAACCTAAGAATGCCATTTACCTCGGTCGATGGCCTTGGTGAGAACGTTGCTTACGACATCGTTGAAAAACGAAATGAAAAACCATTTACCTCGAAAAAAGAAGTCAAAGAGCGCACGAGAATCAACAAAACCGTCTTTGAAAAGATGGAAGATTATGGGTCTTTTGATGACCTAATTGAGGAAAAT containing:
- a CDS encoding PolC-type DNA polymerase III, which codes for MDKFELFIKQSNFKDAVLNTATLTTVEVNPNLKKWTFKLVFDQAPSPNSLDLFLKQLSLYFKVPSHVLHMDWFISFKDKESWKKDAMLYYQWMINQIVEEKGSISVFKNYEVTFKENKYLIYIDQSSTHLNRHIKTFDQFFNKYGLQATFELVVKQELVETKTLIEADEINTIKEIETRVTQKRSYKEEPKQDLKNFKRVYKATKVSPINQVPKDNYELDKHQNTVGDASFAIEGEIIKQEIRTLKNSSLLTLTVADEDDAIVVKQFLYKEKDIEEASKYKIGDIVNCNGRATYDTFAKDVVIIANLIAFIEKTSKKERKDTAKEKRIEFHLHTKMSNMDGLTEPSDYVNQALKWGHKAIAFTDHDGLYAYPDIYKATKGKDIKPIYGVELNFIDEKGFKMAFDDKDILLKNATYVVFDIETTGLSNQRDKIIEISAVKIENLAITDSFSYFINPEQKLSDFTTSLTSITDDDLKDAPTINEVLPKFIEFISDAILVAHNASFDIGHLYANMEKLGLEEKRFPVIDTLNVARYFYSDQLKRFNLKAVSKLFKVKLEQHHRAIADAKATADVFIQMLQDFFKKEIYLHSDINKVINTEEAWKHGFPNHINLLVQNQVGYKNLFKLVSDTLTTHFFKGPRLLKSVLDTFREGILVGSGCYKGEVFETALNRSDEELSEVIAYYDYIEVQPPQAYRHLRQDLGVDADRIIQGLIKKIINEAKRQKKIIIATGDVHYLNESDAIYRDIYIRTKLVGGGIHDLASYDEAPLQYFLTTDEMLKAFEFLGSELAHEIVVKNTNLLNNKIDLIQAFPKSLYSLRDDAFRDKLGVTSIKTEIDRLVYSKAHELYGKTLHPIVSARITRELKNIIENEFGPIYYISYLLTKKSLDDGYLVGSRGSVGSSLVATLMEITEVNPLKPHYRCPNGDFSVFKMSKEEIEQYGISDDEKAFQPYLSQIQSGFDLEDRVCPKCGAKMQKDGHDIPFETFLGFNGDKVPDIDLNFSGEYQAKAHNYVKELLGADHAFRAGTIQTVAERNAFGYVKGYLEDKQIANVRNAQVERLAKNIEGVKRSSGQHPGGIVVVPEEKEIFDVTPIQFPADDVNAEWKTTHFDYHSFEDNLLKLDILGHDDPTMIKFLMDYVYKYPEEFPFKRAQDIPVDDKKVYELFCSTEVIGVSKEDINSEVASYGIPELGTNFVRQMLSDTKPSSFGGLVKISGLSHGTDVWLKNAQDLVLGKKEEYGQIEFDKVIGCRDDIMVNLMQFGMDPFKSFEIMEFVRKGKPAKDKEKWAKYEAEMNRNNVPKWYIWSCSQIKYMFPKAHATAYVLMAMRIAWFKVYHPVLFYSAFFSKRATQFEHETMVAGSNAIRNRIRDLEGQFNLSVKDEAILTTLLISLEMTRRGHKFLKVDINLSEATEFKIEGRNLRMPFTSVDGLGENVAYDIVEKRNEKPFTSKKEVKERTRINKTVFEKMEDYGSFDDLIEENDVIEQGLFAL